A genomic region of Vitis vinifera cultivar Pinot Noir 40024 chromosome 7, ASM3070453v1 contains the following coding sequences:
- the LOC104879839 gene encoding uncharacterized protein LOC104879839, protein MSDELASTLASIQEFMAGVSRRLDQLESSRQDPHPAGVVTDETIPHASQTAQTRPPGVSLGTPFHLVDHYETIPPPTVTVPPPMVPTIEDTRLAEQEAKVERLESMMRQIRLQDGGLTWDDRDGIPAASLPFKFHMPDIERYSGIGCPKIHLRLYSTVMRAHGIDDAQLVALFSMSLSGAAQRWFASVEPSRLRTWEDVAREFLTQFAFSADIDVSRRELEATRQRSDESISSFVTRWRAKVAGMIDRPKEQDQIDMVLRNLQPRFARRLVGIPFQDLRSLVHAAFSVEEAMARGLWTDTATSPDSKGKRPIGSSTRSGEVGAISYRHQRPAHHSAYRSPTVRALFSLPQYQYQLDYAQEPYIAQTSMQPRPPHPRAATHPPPRPYAQRPPETVHSLGHDFD, encoded by the coding sequence ATGTCAGACGAGCTAGCTTCCACACTTGCTTCCATTCAGGAGTTCATGGCCGGAGTCAGTAGACGCTTGGATCAGTTAGAGAGTTCTCGTCAGGATCCTCATCCGGCTGGCGTGGTCACTGACGAGACGATTCCTCATGCATCTCAGACAGCACAGACTCGTCCACCTGGGGTTTCACTTGGTACTCCATTCCATCTGGTAGATCATTATGAGACCATTCCACCACCTACTGTCACAGTGCCGCCTCCCATGGTTCCTACTATTGAGGATACTCGATTGGCCGAGCAGGAGGCCAAGGTTGAGAGGCTTGAGTCCATGATGAGACAGATCAGATTGCAGGACGgaggtttgacttgggatgaCAGGGATGGCATACCGGCGGCTAGCTTGCCCTTCAAGTTTCACATGCCAGACATTGAGCGTTACAGTGGGATTGGTTGTCCCAAGATCCACTTGAGGCTATACAGCACGGTCATGAGAGCACATGGTATAGATGATGCGCAGTTGGTGGCCCTCTTCTCGATGTCACTTAGTGGGGCAGCTCAGAGGTGGTTTGCTTCAGTTGAGCCTTCGAGACTTCGCACCTGGGAGGACGTGGCTCGTGAGTTCCTGACTCAGTTCGCTTTCAGCGCTGACATTGATGTATCCAGACGAGAGTTGGAGGCCACTAGGCAGAGGTCAGATGAgtctatttcttcctttgtcACTCGTTGGAGGGCAAAGGTGGCTGGTATGATAGATCGGCCTAAGGAGCAGGATcagattgatatggttcttcGGAACCTACAGCCGAGATTCGCGAGACGTCTTGTGGGCATCCCGTTTCAGGATCTTAGGAGTTTGGTTCATGCTGCTTTCAGTGTAGAGGAGGCTATGGCTCGAGGATTATGGACAGATACTGCTACTTCCCCTGACAGTAAGGGGAAGAGGCCGATTGGATCATCTACCAGATCTGGAGAGGTTGGTGCTATTAGCTATCGGCACCAGAGGCCCGCGCATCACTCAGCTTATAGGTCTCCTACAGTCAGAGCTCTTTTCTCTCTTCCACAGTATCAGTATCAGCTGGATTATGCTCAGGAGCCTTACATTGCTCAGACTAGCATGCAGCCGCGACCACCACATCCGAGAGCCGCTACTCACCCACCGCCTAGACCATATGCACAGAGGCCCCCCGAGACAGTTCACTCCCTTGggcatgactttgactag